The following is a genomic window from Longimicrobiaceae bacterium.
CCCGGATGTCCACCAGCATCCCCACCGAGAGCAGGAAGAACGGGACGAAAATGCTGTTCGCCACGAACTTCAGCCGGTTCATCAGCGTGCTGTGTTCCGGCACCAGCCGGTTCAGCGCAAAACCGGCCATCAGCGCGCCGATGATCGGCTCGATGTGGATGACGTGGGCGATGTACGCGGTGACGAAGGCAATCGCGAGTGTGAAGACGAACTCGTTGATGCCGTCGGAGCGCAGGCGTCTGAAGAACCACCGCGCCACCCTCGGCACACCCCACATCACCAGGAAGGTGTAGGCCGTCAGCAGGCCCATCAACCGCACCCAGAAGAGCGGCCCCGTTACTCCGCCCTGCGCGCCGGTGACGACTGCCAGTACGAGGAGCGCGAGGAGGTCTGTGAGCAGCGTGGCACCCAGCACGGTGGTCACCGCCCCGCTCTTCACGATCCCCAGGCGGCTGGCGATGGGGAACGCGACCAGCGTGTGGGAGGCGAACATCGCCCCGAGCAGAACGGCCGAGGGCAGCGCGTAGCCCAACATCAGGCTCAGCGACGTGCCGATGACCTGCGGGAGGGCGAAGGAGAGGAAGCCGAAGATGAGGCTGTGCTTCCGGTGCCGGTTGAACTCGTTGAGGTCGAGCTCGAGCCCCACCATGAACATCAGGTAGAGCAGGCCGACGGTGCCCAGGAGCACGATGGTCGTCCCACGCGCCAGCAGGTTGAAGCCGTTCGGCCCCACGATCGCGCCAGCGACGATCAGCCCGATCAATCCCGGAACCCGCATCCGCTCGAAGACGATCGGTGCGAGCAGGAAGATCACCATCGCCAACGCGAAGATGAGCACCGGGTCGGTGATGGGGAGTGCGGCCAATGTGCTCATGCGATGTCCTCAGCCCGTGGTGGCCGGTGGCGGCCCGAGCCCGGGAGCTCGGAACATCTCAGTATTTGGGGATCGAAGGGTCCACCTCGTCCGACCAGGCGAGAATGCCACCCTTGAGGTTCCATAGCCGCTCGTAGCCCTGCTCGCGCAGGAACTCGAGCGCCCGGGCACTGCGCGCCCCGGAGCGGCACTGCAGCACGATCTCCTGCGAGGGGTCGAGCTCGTCGAGCCGATCGCCCAGCTCCCCCAGGGGGATCAGGCGGGCTCCGTAGCGTGCGAGGTTGCCGATCTCCCACTCGTGCGGCTCGCGCACGTCCACGATGGTAATCGGGTCGCCGCGATCGAGCCGAGCCTTCAGCTCCTTCACGTCCATCTCGGGAATTCGTTCCATTGGGTCATCCTTCTCCGTTTCCGGGGTGTAGCCGCAGAAGAGCTCGTAGTCGATCAACTCGCGGACCGTGGGGTGCTCTCCACAGACAGGACAGTCGGGATCCTTGCGCAGGCGCATCTCGCGGAAACGCATCCGCAGCGCGTCGAGCATGAGCAGCCGGCCGACCAGCGATTCGCCGGCGCCGAGCAGCAGCTTGAGCGCCTCCGTCGCCTGGATCGTCCCGATGATTCCCGGCAGCACCCCCAGAACGCCCCCCTCGGCGCACGACGGAACCATTCCCGGGGGCGGCGGCTCGGCGAAGAGGCAGCGGTAGCACGGGCCGCGCTCCGCCCAGAAAACCGAGGCCTGACCCTCGAAGCGGAAGATGGACCCGTACACGTTCGGCTTGCCCGTCAACACGCAGGCGTCGTTGACCAGGTACCGCGTGGGGAAGTTGTCGGTCCCGTCGACGACGACATCGTAGGCCGCGACGATCTCCATCGCGTTCTCGGAGGTCAGTCGCTCGGGGA
Proteins encoded in this region:
- the moeB gene encoding molybdopterin-synthase adenylyltransferase MoeB, encoding MSTTVTPEAPTLTPEETLRYSRHLLLPEVGPDGQRRLKGARVLLVGAGGLGSPVSLYLAAAGVGTLGMVEFDQVDVTNLQRQVLHGTSDLGRPKLDSASDRLRDINPHVVVEPIPERLTSENAMEIVAAYDVVVDGTDNFPTRYLVNDACVLTGKPNVYGSIFRFEGQASVFWAERGPCYRCLFAEPPPPGMVPSCAEGGVLGVLPGIIGTIQATEALKLLLGAGESLVGRLLMLDALRMRFREMRLRKDPDCPVCGEHPTVRELIDYELFCGYTPETEKDDPMERIPEMDVKELKARLDRGDPITIVDVREPHEWEIGNLARYGARLIPLGELGDRLDELDPSQEIVLQCRSGARSARALEFLREQGYERLWNLKGGILAWSDEVDPSIPKY